A genomic window from Pelagicoccus albus includes:
- a CDS encoding phasin-related domain-containing protein, with translation MIYRLLFVSMIDAIKKVMLAGVGAAAVSAEKAEKALDDLVAKGKLSATDAKEAAKKLADDGKKELDEASKNLEERFDSVLKKLGRGQAERIEKLETQIALLEAKVLELEAKNAVEVSD, from the coding sequence GTGATCTATCGATTACTCTTCGTGTCTATGATCGATGCCATTAAGAAAGTCATGCTGGCAGGCGTAGGTGCCGCGGCGGTAAGTGCAGAGAAGGCAGAGAAAGCCCTCGATGATCTGGTAGCCAAAGGAAAACTTTCGGCCACGGACGCAAAAGAAGCTGCCAAGAAATTGGCGGATGACGGAAAGAAGGAATTGGACGAAGCGTCGAAGAACTTGGAGGAACGTTTTGACTCTGTTCTGAAAAAGCTCGGACGTGGCCAAGCTGAGCGTATCGAGAAATTGGAGACTCAGATCGCTCTCCTCGAAGCCAAGGTGCTGGAGCTAGAGGCGAAGAACGCGGTCGAAGTTTCCGATTAA